NNNNNNNNNNNNNNNNNNNNNNNNNNNNNNNNNNNNNNNNNNNNNNNNNNNNNNNNNNNNNNNNNNNNNNNNNNNNNNNNNNNNNNNNNNNNNNNNNNNNNNNNNNNNNNNNNNNNNNNNNNNNNNNNNNNNNNNNNNNNNNNNNNNNNNNNNNNNNNNNNNNNNNNNNNNNNNNNNNNNNNNNNNNNNNNNNNNNNNNNNNNNNNNNNNNNNNNNNNNNNNNNNNNNNNNNNNNNNNNNNNNNNNNNNNNNNNNNNNNNNNNNNNNNNNNNNNNNNNNNNNNNNNNNNNNNNNNNNNNNNNNNNNNNNNNNNNNNNNNNNNNNNNNNNNNNNNNNNNNNNNNNNNNNNNNNNNNNNNNNNNNNNNNNNNNNNNNNNNNNNNNNNNNNNNNNNNNNNNNNNNNNNNNNNTAGTAGAAGGTCGTCTAAAAATAAAATACACTGGACGACTTAGTAGAAGGTTGTCTGACTTAATTTAAGGTCGTCCGGGATAAGCAAGGTTTGACCAGAAAATTGGGAAAAATTCTGGACGACTTTGCTTTCCCCGGACGACTTTAAATTAAGTCTTCTGGAGGGACGACTTTATATTAAGTCGTCTGGTTAAAGTTAAATTATGAAGTTTTATTTTTCAATTACAAAACTAACCTAGGACGACTTACACGTAAGTCGTCAAGTTTTCATAAAATATTGAAATTTTAACTTTCCCAGAGACGACTGAATTATAAGTCGTCCAGAAATAGTCAAAGATCTGACACGATTCGGTCAAATGCAAAACTAGCCCGTTTCTCGTAGACGACGTATATATAAGTCGTCTGGAGCGTTTTTTTTTAACAAACAAAGCTGGACGACTTAATTTAAGTCGTCTGTTTGACCAGAAGACTCATCAGTAAGTCTTCTACATACAGATGACTTACTAGTAAGTCTTCTACGCGAACAGATCTTGAAAAAAAATTCAAATTCGTACCTTAAACTAGGTGAGATGACTTCGTTTGCACACAGGGTCTTCTCCAACCACCCAGAACCTCAAACGAAAGCAACCGTAAGTCAAAACGAAAGAAATATGGCTCTGTCAACCATAGCCCATATTTTGAATCAAAAGCTTGAGTTTTTTGGATGAATATAGAGAGAAAGTGAAAGAAATGTTGTTTTTAGTTCATAACAATTGAAACAGAGAGAGTGTAAAGAGATTTACGTGCATTAAAGGGCATTAAAAGCTCCAAACAGTTCGTACAAGGTTGTTGCCACGATTCATTGCAGTGGCAATATTGTAAATACTTGAAGAAGATGAGGTTGAGACAGTAAAGAAGCCATTTTCGAAAAAAAAAAAAAATGTTAATGGCATTTTCGTAGATAAAATGCAGGTGTGGGGTTAAAATCTCAAAAAAAAAGAGTCAAAAGAAAATGTTAGTTTTCTGTTTGACTCCAAGTTTTGAGTCACTTTTGCAAAAAACCTTTTTTTTTTCTTTCCCCTAATTCTTCTATTCTTTCCATCTTTTTCTGTCCTTCGGTTCTCAACTAATCTCATTTAATCTAGCACACATAGATAGACACACAATCTATAATACTATATAATATATGGTAATATAAATGAGATAAATAACTGAGTCATTTAATGGTTTTATCACTAAATGGTGCTACTATCTTCTTCCACTTGCCCTCTCCCATATACAGTACTCTCACAATTTACTAAATCCTCGACTTCAGAATCTGAACATTCTTTAATTTATCTCCAAACGAATTGTTTGCACTGATAGAAACTTAGCCAAATTTTCAAATCCCATTCAATTAGTATACACTCTCTCAACAGTCTCCATTAATGAGGGTTGCTGCTTCTGATGGCTAGCAGTAACAGTTTTTATTTTCCTCCACTTGTTTTTTCTTCTTAATGCCGTCTTCTCTCTATATATATTTTCCCAAGAAAACCAAATCCTTTTGTATTAAACTTTGATTTAATCTCAAACTCTAGTTTCGGAAACACCATTCAAATTCCTTAACTTTCCTGGAAAAAGAAACAACCATTTCATTTCCATATTAATCAATCACAACCTCCAATTACTATTTCGAGAGAGAGGAAAATCAAGTTGACCTCAGATATGGATGTATCCAATACGATGCTGCTTGTAGCGATCGCTGCAGCTTACTGGCTATGGTTCAAGCGGATCTCACGGTGGCTAAAGGGTCCACGTGTCTGGCCGATATTGGGCAGTCTTCCGGGTCTGATCGAGCAGCGTGACCGTATGCATGACTGGATCACTGAGAACCTCCGTGCGTGTGGCGGTACGTATCAGACATGTATCTGTGCAGTGCCTTTCTTGGCCAAGAAGCAAGGTCTCGTGACGGTCACTTGCGACCCCAAGAACATTGAACACATGCTCAAGACCCGCTTCGATAACTATCCTAAAGGTCCCGCGTGGCAAGCCGTTTTCCATGACTTCCTCGGCCAAGGAATCTTCAACGCTGACGGCGACACCTGGCTCTTCCAGGGCAAAACCGCCGCTCTTGAATTTACCACCAGGTAGATTTTTAAAATTGTGGAAGTAATTAATTTAGGCACACTAATTTTCTTAATTCAATCATCCGGTTTTATTTTGCTGGTTTGGTTCGGTATATTAATATGAACTGCTGGCTAAATAATTTGCAGGACGCTGAGGCAAGCCATGGGTAGGTGGGTAAACCGGGGAATCAAGCTCAGGTTCTGTCCGATTCTTGAAACGGCTCAGATCAAATGCGAGCCGGTCGACCTCCAAGACTTGGTTCTACGCCTCACATTCGACAACATTTGCGGTTTAGCGTTTAGAAAGGACACTCGAACCTGTGCGCCAGGACTTCCCGAGAATGGATTCGCTTCGGCTTTTGACCGAGCCACCGAAGCTTCTCTGCAGCGGTTTATTCTGCCGGAATTCCTGTGGAAGCTCAAGAAATGGCTGGGGCTCGGCTTAGAAGTCAGCTTGAACCGGAGCTTGGGAGAGATTGATGGGTATTTAGATGCAGTCATTAATACACGTAAGCAAGAACTGCTGAGTCAGCAAGAGAGTGGGGTCCAAGGACACGACGATCTCCTCTCCCGTTTTATGAAGAAGAAAGATCAGAAAGGTCAGTCTTACAGCGAGGGTTTCCTGCGGCACGTGGCGCTTAATTTCATACTAGCTGGTCGTGACACGTCATCAGTAGCACTGAGCTGGTTTTTCTGGCTCGTCACGACGCATCCAACGGTGGAGAATAAGATCGTGCGCGAGATATGCTCCGTTCTGATCGAGACGCGTGGAACCGCGTCTCGTCGTGGACGGAGGAGCCCTTAGGATTCGATGAGGTGGATCGATTGGTTTACCTCAAGGCGGCGCTCTCGGAGACGCTCAGGCTTTACCCATCGGTGCCGGAGGACTCGAAGCACGTCGTGAACGACGATATTATGCCGGACGGAACCTTCGTACCGGCGGGATCGTCGGTGACATATTCGATATACGCGTCGGGGAGGATGAAGACAACGTGGGGAGAGGATTGCCTGGAATTCAAGCCGGAGAGGTGGATCTCGCCGGACGATGGGAAATTCCTGAACCACAATCAGTATAGATTCGTGGCGTTTAACGCCGGACCAAGGATATGTCTGGGGAAAGAACTAGCATATCTCCAGATGAAAACGATAGCTGCGGCGGTTTAGCACTGCGTACCACCCACAGACGGATGGACAATCCGAGAGGACCATCCAAACACTTGAAGATATGTTGAGGGCGAGTGTTTTGGAATGGGGAGATAAATGGAGCGAATATCTACCATTGATGGAGTTCTCATATAACAACAGCTACCATGCGAGCATTGAAATGTCCCCGTATGAAGCGTTGTATGGGCGACCCTGTAGGACCCCCTTATGTTGGACCGAAGTGGGAGAGGAACGAGATATGACTCCTGAATTAGTTGGAGAAACGATCAAGCAGGTAGAACTCCTCAGAGACAGATTGAAAACAGCACACAATCGCCAGAAGAGTTACGCCGACAAACACCGGAAGAAACTAGAGTTTGCAGTAGGGGACGAGGTGTACTTGAAAATGAGAACCTTTCGAGGGAATGACCCAAACCGAAAGTTGAAAAAGTTGAGACCCAAATACATGGGCCCATACGTGATAAAGGACAGGATCGGTGTAGTCGCGTATCGGCTGGTACTGCCGCCGGAATTATCAGATTTCCATGACGTGTTTCACATCTCCGTGCTACGGAAGGTTATAAGGGAGCCTGAGCTGATCTTGCCGCACCCGCCTACGGATGCGCAACGTAACTTCACCTTGGTTAGCAAACCAATAAAGATTGTGGAGGAAAAGGAAGTGAATAACCGGGGACGAAAGGAAAAGATGGTGCTCGTACGTTGGGAGAGGGATGGAATCCACGGGGATGTGTGGGAACATGAGTCGCATGTGAAGGCTAACTACCCCGGGATATTTGGAAACGCGGAATGGGATCGGGATGAGGTCCAGAATTCGGGGACGAATCCTTTTCTAGTGGGGGAGAATTGTAACATCCCGGGCCAGGCCCAAAAAGAAACTCAAGTGCAGGAGGTCCAAGAAGAGGAAACCCTAGACATAACCCCTCCCATTGCTTATAAAAGGAGAAGTCCCCCTAGGGTTCAGCCACAAGAGAGACAGCAAGCGAAGCCCTGCCCGAGCAGAACCCCGCCGCCGCCGCCTCAAGCCGCCGCCTCCGCGAAGCCCTAGCCGCCGCAACCGAACCCCTAGCCGCCGCCTCCTTGATTCCGCTTCGTGCAAGCAACTGAGATCTGAACCCTAAGGTAAGACTATGATCTCTAGCTCTAAGTCATTGGAAATGACAGATCCTAAACCCATCTCTCTCTTGTGTGAATCCGACTCTTAAACCAGATCTCGAGAAGTGACTGATTCCCAAATCTAGATCCAGATCTACTTCTGCAAAAAGCTAAGGTGAGGACTTGGCTGTGAACTTGCCTCATGTTGAGTAACCAATGGGACTTAGTCCTTTGTTAATCAGATCTAGATCTTGTGTGTATGTGTGATGTGATATGTGATTGATCTTGTTTAGATGATAATACGTGATGAAGTGATAAGAACGTAGGCATGTTAGGGCGGTCAAGAAACTGATGATAAGATGTTGAGAAGTGACGTGAATGATAAGTGAAAGATGTAAGTATAAGTATGAATAAGGGATCATATAGAGAGTCTAAGGAAAGTATGTGTGGCAGTAGTTCCATGCTAGATATCCATAGGAGATGTGGCGAATCCACAAGAAAATGGAAGCACCCATAGGAGATGTGGCCAATCCACAAGAATATGGGGTAGAAGCCTAGTAGGAGCTACCCACTGATGATAAGAACGTGTGCCAACTGCGAGAGGCGGGATATAAAAACGTGCATTGTAGGGTCTTTACCTCATGGTCGGGTAGTTGGGTTTCTGTGTAATAGATCTTATTAGCTCATGACTTGGGATTGATTGCTCTTCCTGAGTTGAGATCGTGGGTTCCGAGAACCTGCCCTCACTGAGTATTCTGTACTCATCTCCTCTTTTTACAGGTATGGCCGAGAGAGAGCGGGAGTAGATGTCCGTATGGTGCAAGTGTTTTCTCGAGTCTTTCATTTATGACTCCTTTCTTTTTAAACATTTTTCCCTTAAGTTTTCATTTGACATTTCAGTTTTTAGTTGAGTTCGGTTTTATGTAAGACAATTTGAGTTTTAATAAGAGTTTTTCTTGAACGAAAAGGTTTGGGTTATGGTATCTGATAAGGTTCATCGGGCCAGGGCCGTTACAACTATAGTCCACAAATACGTAAAGGAAAATACACTTCTACCAAATTTAACTGCAAACAACAATTATAACACGAACGAAAACCTAACTACGAAATATACTGTTAGATGGACTGTTTAGTCCACAAATACGTAAAGGAAAATACACTTCTACCAAAATTAACTACAAACACCAAATATAACACAAACAAAAAATCAACTACGAAATATACAGCTAGATGGACTGTTTACGCCCTCTCCCTCCCATTAACGCACATGTGACCACGACAACCAACCATCGAATATAACAACGAACATCATCATTTAGAAAACAAATAAATAAAACACACAAAATCCCTAGATAACGATAAAAACATTGTTATCCAAAATCCTAACCGGAATTTATTGGGACTGGAATTTATCAGATACTATCCCTACTTTGTTATCCAAACAGAACAATAAACCAAAATAACTGAACCAAATCCAAACAAAATTTCATTAATAACCAAAGATTCTTATATCTCTACAACAGAAAACCGGAAATGAAATAACAAACCAAAATTGAATCAAAAACCAATCACCAAAGCCTAATAACAATGCAGAAATATACACAAACCAACAATTTAATAAACAACACTCGTGTGAATCACATACAAACCACTGGTATTTTAGATGATGACATTCTTGCAAAATTTTCATACAAAATATATTTTTTTTTGCTAAAAATTACAAATATAGTAATAATATTTTTAATTCCTAATTAACGAATACAATCGTACAGTTATCAAACTAGTATCAAACCAAAAGATACACTTTTAATTTTTGATGAACATCAAAACATACACTATCTTCCTCCTCATCCCATAATTAAATTCTGGAATATTTTGTAGATGGGCTTTGAGACTTAGGGCCCATGAAAGTAGTCCATTTTGCCACTTTGCGACCACGACATGATTAACACGTTTATCTACACTAATGTACAATGCACCCAAGGGTAGACGATAATTACGTCCTTACTAAATCCATATCCATAGGTCCGACGATTGATTTGACTTTGTAGTTATTATTCAACGTCTCCATGAAAACTGAATCATCATCATCAGGTTAGTATCTCACAGATCTCATTACTCGTCGATAAGAGAGGAAAGTGAAGTTTGGTTTTTACAGTAGTGGAGTTCCTTGAGAAGGTACCCTTGTTGCATCGGTTAACTTCTTCTTCTCTGAAGAAAATCGCCCAAGTCCTTGTCTTCAAGCGTTACGGTCAGTGTGATCTCTAAGACTCTCTGATTTCAATCATCAATTTGATTAATGGTTCTCTGTTATATGCAGAGAGAGGGGATTATGTAGTTGGTAGAGATGAGGAGGAGATGGAGGGAGTCTATTTTATCTTGGAAGGACAGGTTTGGATTGTTACTTTGTGTGACTCATATGAAGATAAAAGACAATTGCAACTTGTTATGTTTTGTTTTCAGGCTCAGGTTCTAGGACCTGTCGGAGAAGAGAACTGTTCAGAGTTTTTCTTGAAACCATTTGATTACTTCGGCCGTGGTGAGAGGATGATGATTGTTTCATTACTGACCTGTCTCTTTACTTAGTGCTCATTGTTCCTTTTTTTGTATCCTACACAGGCATTTTTGGGAATGTTTATGCAGTAGATGTTGTTGCTGTCTCACAGGTATTTTTTTTTATTTCTTCTTTATACAAAACTGCTGCTTTGGTATGCATCATTGAGTACTGTTTTTTTATGCCTCAGCTTACCTGCCTACTCTTGACTTGTGATCATTGTCATTTGCTTGAGACAAAGCCAATCTGTGATTTAGATAACCAACGCTCTCTCCTGGAACGCATTTTGTATATGGATCCATTAGATGTACCCCCAACTGCGCTTTCACCTTTTACCATTCTCTCTCACTTTTCTACATATATTTTTATATTACATATTTCTTTCTTGTAGTTGAATGTATTCAGGGGGTTCACTCTACCCAATGCCCCAGCCCTTGGAAAGGTTTTCGGAGGGCAATTTGTTGCACAGGTAATTTAATTAGACTACATCACCTATGCTTTGTTTATGTGCGGCTATCTATAGACATGACTAGTATTCATTGTTTACACAAACAACCTACACATTGGCAGGGACTTGCCGCAGCCTCAAAAACTGTTGAATTTATGAAGTTAGTCCATAGTTTACACGCCTATTTCCTTCTTTCTGGAGATACTAATAGTAAGGACTTTAATCTCAATATGCTTTTGCTAGCAAGCACATTGCTGTTTTCCTCTGAAAGTTCTCTTGCAGTTCCCATCATATATGAAGTTAGCCGCTTACGCGATGGCAACAACTTTGCCACCCGAAGAGTAGATGCAAGACAGAAAGGAAAAACCATATTCACCTTGTTTGCATCATTTCAGGTTTTCATTATGAATCATCATGAGATACTAGCTTTATAACAACAAATAAAACACCTTTTCTGGTTATTACAGAGAGAGCAACAAGGTTTTGATCACCTGGAGTCGAACATGCCTCATATGCTACCTCCTGAAACGGTAAAAATAACATTTTCTCCTTGCTTTGAGGCTTATAACGAATGGTGATTATTGCCATTTCTATCTACTGCAGCTTGTACCAAGGGATGAAATGCTTCAACGGCGTATGACTGACCATCTGATACCTAGGTTTTGTTGCCAGAGCCATTCTTCCAAGACCTTAGAGTAGAATGAATCACTTTTCAATTGTGTTTTTATTTTTCATTACAGGTATTACCGAAATAAAGTTGCAACCCAATATACTGCTCCATTGCCTATAGATATTCGATTTTGTGAGCCAAATTACTCCACAGAAGAGAGAAAGTCTCCTTCAAGGTCAACATATTTGTCTAAATCATGATAAACCCAATTAATATATTGTGTCACTCTTAAACCATTACTAAACGTTAATGCAAAAACTGGCAACTTGTCATCTTGCAGATTGAAATATTGGTTTAAGGCAAGGGGAGAACTTTCTGACGACCAGGCTTTGCACCGGTGAGCAACTCTGTCAATTGGTACTTCTCTTATGATCTAGAAGCTTTTAAATGTAGTGCTCTATTTTAACACAGTCTAAGCAGTTCAACGATAAGGGTATGTTAGTATCACCAGTTATTTATCTTTGGCCACTGACAATGGCAACTTGTGGGGGGGGAAAATATCTACTACAGTGTTTCAGAAAATCTGTTGATTATAACTAAGGAAAGTGACTATATTGTGCATACACAGATGTGTGGTTGCATTTGCTTCAGATTTGATGTACGCCTTTATCAGTTCAGACCCTCACCGTAAAAAGGGCATGAGTGCTGTTCCTGTTAGCCTTGACCATTCGTAAGCGCTTTTCTTTTCTTTGGTTCGAGCCAAGTGTGTTTGTGTTCGCATTATTCATTATATAACCAAATTCTGTATTATTACAATCTAAGAAAACAATATTTGAGAGTAAATTTATTACTCTCGTTAATTACCTTTTGCAGGATGTGGTTCCACCGACCTCTAAGAGCTGATGACTGGCTCCTCTTTGTGGTAAGAAAATTTCATCTTCTTTTAAGGAATAGCTCTTACTGATAGAAATTCAAATGCTTATTTTCTGAAACTCAAATTGCCTAAAGTAGTACACTTAGCACAGATATGAGTTGTTATCAAAAGACATAAACCGTATGTATATACCCAATATGAAGATGACATTGCAGTGTATCAAACCCGCGGGAACATCAACCACTAGATTAGAACAAGTTGCTTGTTTAGCTGATATTCGTTTGGTTTTATATCTCTGCTACTTATTAATCGATTTGGTTTGTGTTTAGAGTTGCATGTTCAAATTAAGTAAACCGCAACATTTGAGTGTAATTGCCAAAGAAACAAAATCTCCGGACGAGACAAATATACATAACAACTTTGCTCTTATGCAGATGGTGAATCTAACAGCGTCTCAAAGTCGTGGTTTAGCAACTGGAGAAATGTTCAACAGAAAGGGAGAGGTACGTTGTTGTATCCTTCTTAGTCTCAAGTACACATACTCAGAGACCAGCTGAAGAAGCTAGTGGAGTTCTCTCATATGCTCCTTTTAATCATCAATCAATCTTCGATAAAAGATTTATTTTGAATACAAAATGGACCTCTCATTTTTTTGTAAAGCGTAAAGAGTGTATGGTAAATGGGACTGTGCAGCTGGTGGTATCGTTGAAGCAAGAAGCTTTGCTCAAAGAAACTGTGACTAGTAACCCCATCTTGGACTCCAAGCTGTGAGTGATAGACGCACCACATACATACAAGGGAGTTTTTGCAGCTGATACATTCTAATGCTTGAATGATTATTTCCCCTCGATAAAGGGGGTATTGAATGTACATTGTACTGCGATATTTGGTCAACAATTTTTTTAAAGAAAAAATCGAACCGGGAATTAGTGACGGTTTAAAATTAGGGATTTGGTTTGGGTATATTCGGGTTTCAAGTAATAATATACTTGTAAGCAAGAAGAAGCTTTGCTCAAACATAAAAATAATATACTTGTAAATTTTGAATATTGTATATGAAATATCTAAAATTGCCACAAAATTGGTTCGTTATGGATATTTGGGTGAAAAAACAAGATATTTAGGGGTACTTTTCTGTGTCCTGAGTATTTTTCGGATATTTTTCGTATAATACTCTTTGATACCTTTGAATACTTTTCTTGTATTTTTGAAAATTTCAAGTATTCAGATATTTTTAGATAATAGACCTAAAATAATTAATATATTTAAATATATAATTATGATTTCGTTATTTTTAGGTACTCAATGTAATATTTCATTTTGAGTTCGGTTCTGATTTTTCATATACCAAAATTTTGAATTCGTTCGGATATCTTATTACTTCCGGGTTGGATTTAATTCAACTTGTTGGATTTAATTCAACTTTTTGAGTCAGGTCTAATCTGGTTCTTCCGATACGATTATTCTACCCAACCCTAATTCAAATTCATTTGCAACTTAATTTATATAAACGCCTTGTTTTTGTGGTAAGAAAATGCTCATAACGTTATACATTAATCACATTCACCTGTGATCAAACAAAGAGGTGTTAGTCTACAACATGTAGATCTACATTCCTAGCTACATCTTCTTTCATCAGATTCTGCTTTCTTAGATTGCATTAGGATAACCATAAAAGTTTTTGCGGCGACCTGCGGATTTTCATTTATGATGCTCAAAATATAATGTGCCGTAGTCGTTTGCATGATTTAAATATCATTTTAGAGTTGCTCAAAAAAATATCAATTTAGAATGAATATGACTTAAAAATATTTAATAATGGAATTTTCTTTGTTTAAATGACATGTATAAAATTAAAAAGTATTGATTCGGGTCTTCGGTCCCAAACGTTCAGATTTTCGGGTTGGGTTTGGGTCTTCGGATTCGGATATTTTTGGTCACAAATATTTGAACCTAACTAGGTATTTAGAAACTTTTGGTTCCGGTTTGGATCGGTTCCTCTCGCATCCGGATCGGTCCTGGTCTATAATTAAAATGCATGTAATTTTCGAGTCCGTACCGTTGAGTTCGGGTCGACGACTTCGAGTATTTAAGATCAAGAAATATCTGAAATACTCAAATTCCAACAAAATTTTGCTGAAATCCGTCATAGTTATCTAAATTTTGTAAAATTACCGAAAATAAAATACTAATAATTGAAATTATTCATTTTTGAACTCTAATTTTTTACAAAAATAATAATGAAGATTGCTAATAAGAATACAATACAACTAAATTATAAAATAAAATAAATAAAATAGAACAAATAAAATCATAGTTTTTGATATTCATATTTTTAGGTCGGATATAAATCGGTTCTTATCTGGTCGTATCTATTTGTTTTTATATTCTATCAGAACTCTTAGTTTAGAAATGTAAAGCAGAAAAACCTGCATCCAAATAATTAAACCGCTAAAGACTCATGTTTATGCTGATTAGTTACAATTTGTATATATATGTCCAGATTTACCCGTTATTGATCTATTTGGACATCTTATGCGGGTTATGGCACACTTTAACATCTCTACTT
This genomic interval from Brassica oleracea var. oleracea cultivar TO1000 chromosome C2, BOL, whole genome shotgun sequence contains the following:
- the LOC106327265 gene encoding acyl-CoA thioesterase 2 isoform X5 → MKTESSSSVEFLEKVPLLHRLTSSSLKKIAQVLVFKRYERGDYVVGRDEEEMEGVYFILEGQAQVLGPVGEENCSEFFLKPFDYFGRGIFGNVYAVDVVAVSQLTCLLLTCDHCHLLETKPICDLDNQRSLLERILYMDPLDLNVFRGFTLPNAPALGKVFGGQFVAQGLAAASKTVEFMKLVHSLHAYFLLSGDTNSKDFNLNMLLLASTLLFSSESSLAVPIIYEVSRLRDGNNFATRRVDARQKGKTIFTLFASFQREQQGFDHLESNMPHMLPPETLVPRDEMLQRRMTDHLIPRYYRNKVATQYTAPLPIDIRFCEPNYSTEERKSPSRLKYWFKARGELSDDQALHRCVVAFASDLMYAFISSDPHRKKGMSAVPVSLDHSMWFHRPLRADDWLLFVMVNLTASQSRGLATGEMFNRKGELVVSLKQEALLKETVTSNPILDSKL
- the LOC106327265 gene encoding acyl-CoA thioesterase 2 isoform X2; its protein translation is MKTESSSSVEFLEKVPLLHRLTSSSLKKIAQVLVFKRYERGDYVVGRDEEEMEGVYFILEGQVWIVTLCDSYEDKRQLQLVMFCFQAQVLGPVGEENCSEFFLKPFDYFGRGIFGNVYAVDVVAVSQLTCLLLTCDHCHLLETKPICDLDNQRSLLERILYMDPLDLNVFRGFTLPNAPALGKVFGGQFVAQGLAAASKTVEFMKLVHSLHAYFLLSGDTNSKDFNLNMLLLASTLLFSSESSLAVPIIYEVSRLRDGNNFATRRVDARQKGKTIFTLFASFQREQQGFDHLESNMPHMLPPETLVPRDEMLQRRMTDHLIPRYYRNKVATQYTAPLPIDIRFCEPNYSTEERKSPSRLKYWFKARGELSDDQALHRCVVAFASDLMYAFISSDPHRKKGMSAVPVSLDHSMWFHRPLRADDWLLFVMVNLTASQSRGLATGEMFNRKGELVVSLKQEALLKETVTSNPILDSKL
- the LOC106327265 gene encoding acyl-CoA thioesterase 2 isoform X4, with the translated sequence MKTESSSSVVEFLEKVPLLHRLTSSSLKKIAQVLVFKRYERGDYVVGRDEEEMEGVYFILEGQVWIVTLCDSYEDKRQLQLVMFCFQAQVLGPVGEENCSEFFLKPFDYFGRGIFGNVYAVDVVAVSQLTCLLLTCDHCHLLETKPICDLDNQRSLLERILYMDPLDLNVFRGFTLPNAPALGKVFGGQFVAQGLAAASKTVEFMKLVHSLHAYFLLSGDTNIPIIYEVSRLRDGNNFATRRVDARQKGKTIFTLFASFQREQQGFDHLESNMPHMLPPETLVPRDEMLQRRMTDHLIPRYYRNKVATQYTAPLPIDIRFCEPNYSTEERKSPSRLKYWFKARGELSDDQALHRCVVAFASDLMYAFISSDPHRKKGMSAVPVSLDHSMWFHRPLRADDWLLFVMVNLTASQSRGLATGEMFNRKGELVVSLKQEALLKETVTSNPILDSKL
- the LOC106327265 gene encoding acyl-CoA thioesterase 2 isoform X1, with the translated sequence MKTESSSSVVEFLEKVPLLHRLTSSSLKKIAQVLVFKRYERGDYVVGRDEEEMEGVYFILEGQVWIVTLCDSYEDKRQLQLVMFCFQAQVLGPVGEENCSEFFLKPFDYFGRGIFGNVYAVDVVAVSQLTCLLLTCDHCHLLETKPICDLDNQRSLLERILYMDPLDLNVFRGFTLPNAPALGKVFGGQFVAQGLAAASKTVEFMKLVHSLHAYFLLSGDTNSKDFNLNMLLLASTLLFSSESSLAVPIIYEVSRLRDGNNFATRRVDARQKGKTIFTLFASFQREQQGFDHLESNMPHMLPPETLVPRDEMLQRRMTDHLIPRYYRNKVATQYTAPLPIDIRFCEPNYSTEERKSPSRLKYWFKARGELSDDQALHRCVVAFASDLMYAFISSDPHRKKGMSAVPVSLDHSMWFHRPLRADDWLLFVMVNLTASQSRGLATGEMFNRKGELVVSLKQEALLKETVTSNPILDSKL
- the LOC106327264 gene encoding LOW QUALITY PROTEIN: cytochrome P450 86A2-like (The sequence of the model RefSeq protein was modified relative to this genomic sequence to represent the inferred CDS: inserted 1 base in 1 codon) — protein: MDVSNTMLLVAIAAAYWLWFKRISRWLKGPRVWPILGSLPGLIEQRDRMHDWITENLRACGGTYQTCICAVPFLAKKQGLVTVTCDPKNIEHMLKTRFDNYPKGPAWQAVFHDFLGQGIFNADGDTWLFQGKTAALEFTTRTLRQAMGRWVNRGIKLRFCPILETAQIKCEPVDLQDLVLRLTFDNICGLAFRKDTRTCAPGLPENGFASAFDRATEASLQRFILPEFLWKLKKWLGLGLEVSLNRSLGEIDGYLDAVINTRKQELLSQQESGVQGHDDLLSRFMKKKDQKGQSYSEGFLRHVALNFILAGRDTSSVALSWFFWLVTTHPTVENKIVREICSVLIETRGXRVSSWTEEPLGFDEVDRLVYLKAALSETLRLYPSVPEDSKHVVNDDIMPDGTFVPAGSSVTYSIYASGRMKTTWGEDCLEFKPERWISPDDGKFLNHNQYRFVAFNAGPRICLGKELAYLQMKTIAAAV
- the LOC106327265 gene encoding acyl-CoA thioesterase 2 isoform X3, whose protein sequence is MKTESSSSVVEFLEKVPLLHRLTSSSLKKIAQVLVFKRYERGDYVVGRDEEEMEGVYFILEGQAQVLGPVGEENCSEFFLKPFDYFGRGIFGNVYAVDVVAVSQLTCLLLTCDHCHLLETKPICDLDNQRSLLERILYMDPLDLNVFRGFTLPNAPALGKVFGGQFVAQGLAAASKTVEFMKLVHSLHAYFLLSGDTNSKDFNLNMLLLASTLLFSSESSLAVPIIYEVSRLRDGNNFATRRVDARQKGKTIFTLFASFQREQQGFDHLESNMPHMLPPETLVPRDEMLQRRMTDHLIPRYYRNKVATQYTAPLPIDIRFCEPNYSTEERKSPSRLKYWFKARGELSDDQALHRCVVAFASDLMYAFISSDPHRKKGMSAVPVSLDHSMWFHRPLRADDWLLFVMVNLTASQSRGLATGEMFNRKGELVVSLKQEALLKETVTSNPILDSKL
- the LOC106327265 gene encoding acyl-CoA thioesterase 2 isoform X6; this translates as MKTESSSSVVEFLEKVPLLHRLTSSSLKKIAQVLVFKRYERGDYVVGRDEEEMEGVYFILEGQAQVLGPVGEENCSEFFLKPFDYFGRGIFGNVYAVDVVAVSQLTCLLLTCDHCHLLETKPICDLDNQRSLLERILYMDPLDLNVFRGFTLPNAPALGKVFGGQFVAQGLAAASKTVEFMKLVHSLHAYFLLSGDTNIPIIYEVSRLRDGNNFATRRVDARQKGKTIFTLFASFQREQQGFDHLESNMPHMLPPETLVPRDEMLQRRMTDHLIPRYYRNKVATQYTAPLPIDIRFCEPNYSTEERKSPSRLKYWFKARGELSDDQALHRCVVAFASDLMYAFISSDPHRKKGMSAVPVSLDHSMWFHRPLRADDWLLFVMVNLTASQSRGLATGEMFNRKGELVVSLKQEALLKETVTSNPILDSKL